A region from the Lytechinus variegatus isolate NC3 chromosome 6, Lvar_3.0, whole genome shotgun sequence genome encodes:
- the LOC121417237 gene encoding pre-mRNA-splicing factor CWC22 homolog isoform X2 translates to MEEFPTLYKIYRGEVASIQPYGAFVKLDGFKKNGLVHKSQISRTKRVEDVAEVLSVGDAVWSKVISLGEDEEKKISLSMKVVNQDNGQDLDPNMVQTKQEEQRRKKGGYVPKPKIELGAVLNTTCKKCGTVGHLTQDCFYTPGEKTYDLIPDIDMGMLKHHQDMPNSKEKGHKHKKKKNRRGSSPSDTKYKAPRHREEKGKRAKKRTRKELSSSDHSSNEEESNEEERRNHKRKKDRKKGENTRKTSTDSTSSDESSEEERRNRKRKKDRKKMKKKQRDTSSESTDGESGKEERNRKRKRADKKKKRETYKSSDSSSSDNESSEDQRRNQKRTKKRKKSKRGRDSSEGDSGESEHYMYEKGKKRSRSKDGKKGYSASRMKESSTERRDREKRQNHGSSDKDKMRHHHTEERTHAHKIHASERRNDRHERPFESQKERTRLNSVDYYSRGGETGDDRRKDGRDNESSRNQHRQKRRSRERSDKRTNDNSA, encoded by the exons ATGGAAGAATTTCCAACCTTATATAAGATTTACAGAGGAGAA GTTGCGTCAATTCAACCTTATGGTGCCTTTGTGAAATTAGATGGATTCAAGAAAAATG GTCTAGTTCACAAGAGTCAGATTTCACGGACCAAGCGTGTGGAGGATGTAGCTGAGGTTCTCTCTGTCGGAGATGCCGTCTGGTCAAAGGTTATATCACTTGGG gaagatGAGGAGAAAAAGATCTCACTGTCTATGAAAGTTGTGAACCAGGATAATGGCCAGGATTTGGATCCAAACATGGTCCAAACCAA GCAAGAAGAGCAAAGGAGAAAGAAGGGAGGCTATGTACCAAAACCAAAGATAGAGCTGGGAGCTGTCCTCAATACTACTTGCAAGAAATGTGGAACTGTAG GCCATCTTACCCAAGATTGTTTCTACACTCCTGGTGAGAAGACTTATGACCTTATACCAGATATCGACATGGGTATGCTAAAACACCATCAAGATATGCCCAACTCCAAGGAAAAGGGCCACAagcacaagaaaa AGAAAAACAGGAGGGGTTCCTCTCCAAGCGATACCAAGTACAAAGCTCCAAGGCATCGtgaagaaaaggggaagagaGCGAAAAAGAGGACACGCAAGGAGCTCTCATCCTCGGACCATTCTAGTAATGAAGAGGAGAGCAATGAAGAAGAGCGTAGGAATCACAAGaggaagaaagatagaaagaaagggGAGAATACGAGGAAGACATCAACGGACAGTACCAGCTCTGATGAGAGTAGTGAGGAAGAACGTAGGAAtcggaagagaaagaaagatagaaagaaaatgaagaaaaaacagagAGACACATCAAGTGAAAGCACTGATGGAGAAAGCGGTAAAGAAGAACGGAATCGGAAAAGGAAGAGAGctgacaagaaaaagaaaagagaaacatATAAGTCATCTGACAGTAGTAGCTCTGACAATGAGAGCAGTGAAGATCAACGTAGGAATCAGAAAAGgacgaaaaaaagaaagaaaagcaaaagggGTAGAGATTCATCGGAGGGTGACAGTGGTGAAAGTGAGCACTACATGTATGAGAAAGGCAAGAAACGATCAAGGAGTAAGGATGGTAAGAAAGGATATAGTGCTAGTAGAATGAAGGAATCATCAACAGAGAGAAGGGATAGAGAGAAGAGACAAAACCATGGAAGCAGTGATAAAGATAAGATGCGCCATCATCACACGGAGGAAAGGACACATGCACATAAAATTCATGCAAGCGAGAGAAGGAACGACCGACACGAAAGGCCTTTTGAAAGCCAGAAGGAAAGAACACGTTTGAATAGTGTTGATTATTATTCTAGGGGAGGAGAGACAGGTGACGATCGGCGGAAAGATGGAAGGGATAATGAGTCGAGTAGAAACCAGCATAGACAGAAGAGAAGAAGCAGAGAACGTAGTGATAAAAGAACGAATGACAATTCCGCGTGA
- the LOC121417237 gene encoding pre-mRNA-splicing factor CWC22 homolog isoform X1: MEEFPTLYKIYRGEVASIQPYGAFVKLDGFKKNGLVHKSQISRTKRVEDVAEVLSVGDAVWSKVISLGEDEEKKISLSMKVVNQDNGQDLDPNMVQTKQEEQRRKKGGYVPKPKIELGAVLNTTCKKCGTVGHLTQDCFYTPGEKTYDLIPDIDMGMLKHHQDMPNSKEKGHKHKKKKKKNRRGSSPSDTKYKAPRHREEKGKRAKKRTRKELSSSDHSSNEEESNEEERRNHKRKKDRKKGENTRKTSTDSTSSDESSEEERRNRKRKKDRKKMKKKQRDTSSESTDGESGKEERNRKRKRADKKKKRETYKSSDSSSSDNESSEDQRRNQKRTKKRKKSKRGRDSSEGDSGESEHYMYEKGKKRSRSKDGKKGYSASRMKESSTERRDREKRQNHGSSDKDKMRHHHTEERTHAHKIHASERRNDRHERPFESQKERTRLNSVDYYSRGGETGDDRRKDGRDNESSRNQHRQKRRSRERSDKRTNDNSA; encoded by the exons ATGGAAGAATTTCCAACCTTATATAAGATTTACAGAGGAGAA GTTGCGTCAATTCAACCTTATGGTGCCTTTGTGAAATTAGATGGATTCAAGAAAAATG GTCTAGTTCACAAGAGTCAGATTTCACGGACCAAGCGTGTGGAGGATGTAGCTGAGGTTCTCTCTGTCGGAGATGCCGTCTGGTCAAAGGTTATATCACTTGGG gaagatGAGGAGAAAAAGATCTCACTGTCTATGAAAGTTGTGAACCAGGATAATGGCCAGGATTTGGATCCAAACATGGTCCAAACCAA GCAAGAAGAGCAAAGGAGAAAGAAGGGAGGCTATGTACCAAAACCAAAGATAGAGCTGGGAGCTGTCCTCAATACTACTTGCAAGAAATGTGGAACTGTAG GCCATCTTACCCAAGATTGTTTCTACACTCCTGGTGAGAAGACTTATGACCTTATACCAGATATCGACATGGGTATGCTAAAACACCATCAAGATATGCCCAACTCCAAGGAAAAGGGCCACAagcacaagaaaaagaaaaag AAAAACAGGAGGGGTTCCTCTCCAAGCGATACCAAGTACAAAGCTCCAAGGCATCGtgaagaaaaggggaagagaGCGAAAAAGAGGACACGCAAGGAGCTCTCATCCTCGGACCATTCTAGTAATGAAGAGGAGAGCAATGAAGAAGAGCGTAGGAATCACAAGaggaagaaagatagaaagaaagggGAGAATACGAGGAAGACATCAACGGACAGTACCAGCTCTGATGAGAGTAGTGAGGAAGAACGTAGGAAtcggaagagaaagaaagatagaaagaaaatgaagaaaaaacagagAGACACATCAAGTGAAAGCACTGATGGAGAAAGCGGTAAAGAAGAACGGAATCGGAAAAGGAAGAGAGctgacaagaaaaagaaaagagaaacatATAAGTCATCTGACAGTAGTAGCTCTGACAATGAGAGCAGTGAAGATCAACGTAGGAATCAGAAAAGgacgaaaaaaagaaagaaaagcaaaagggGTAGAGATTCATCGGAGGGTGACAGTGGTGAAAGTGAGCACTACATGTATGAGAAAGGCAAGAAACGATCAAGGAGTAAGGATGGTAAGAAAGGATATAGTGCTAGTAGAATGAAGGAATCATCAACAGAGAGAAGGGATAGAGAGAAGAGACAAAACCATGGAAGCAGTGATAAAGATAAGATGCGCCATCATCACACGGAGGAAAGGACACATGCACATAAAATTCATGCAAGCGAGAGAAGGAACGACCGACACGAAAGGCCTTTTGAAAGCCAGAAGGAAAGAACACGTTTGAATAGTGTTGATTATTATTCTAGGGGAGGAGAGACAGGTGACGATCGGCGGAAAGATGGAAGGGATAATGAGTCGAGTAGAAACCAGCATAGACAGAAGAGAAGAAGCAGAGAACGTAGTGATAAAAGAACGAATGACAATTCCGCGTGA
- the LOC121417238 gene encoding protein phosphatase inhibitor 2-like yields MAEKLEEQPKKSILKPARHFEDPANRPEDGIKWDEMNILATYHPADKDYGHMKVDEPDTPYNEYIETEEGEDEHDGMNEHAAATLNATELNKKLEGSKKRWWEEENAEESSEEDEEEGLTEEVKEKKKEFRNKRKHHYDEAYNIKLAKELIEQELREAEEEEEEERRKAEGVMSQDGCNQRTDEALDDNGIAMQTGD; encoded by the exons ATGGCAGAAAAACTCGAGGAACAACCCAAGAAAAGTATCTTAAAACCAGCAAGACATTTTGAAGACCCTGCAAATAGACCGGA GGATGGGATTAAGTGGGATGAGATGAACATCCTGGCAACGTACCATCCGGCTGACAAAGACTATGGCCACATGAAGGTAGATGAACCAGACACTCCCTATAATGAATACATTGAGACGGAAGAAGGTGAAGATGAGCACGACGGGATGAACGAGCACGCTGCAGCAACGCTCAACGCGACCGAACTCAACAAAAA ATTAGAGGGATCCAAGAAACGATGGTGGGAAGAAGAGAATGCAGAAGAATCAAGTGAAGAAGATGAGGAAGAAGGACTGACAGAAGAAGTGAAAG agaaaaagaaagagtttCGCAACAAGAGGAAGCATCATTACGATGAGGCGTACAACATCAAATTGGCAAAGGAACTGATAGAACAAGAGCTAAGGGAGGctgaagaggaggaagaggaagagagacGAAAAGCAGAAGGTGTGATGTCACAAGATGGCTGTAATCAACGAACGGATGAAGCATTAGATGATAATGGAATTGCCATGCAAACGGGTGATTGA